The sequence CACAGCCCGGTGCCGTTGCGACTACATTCGATGCGGGGAATGCCGCAGGTGCTAACCAATCTGCCCTTGAGATCCGAATCGGTTCCTCAGCTAACGCGACTTCCGTTGATGTTCTGTCTGCAGCTAATGGTGGAACTATTACCGGAGCTGCCGTTGCTGATTTGGAAGATACCGAAGCCGATGATTATGGTACCGGTTTTGCGAAATCGCTGGCTGACCGCATCAACTCGCTACGTGAAGATGGTGTAGAAGGTCTGGAAGGGGTTTATGCCAGTGCAAAAACCACTTTTGAAACAACCGATGTGGCTAGCACCGTCGCTGGTGATGCCTATGTTGGTAGTGGCAGTTTAGCTAATGCTGATTTCAGCATTAACGGTGTCAATATCGGCCCTGTTGAAGTTCAGGAAAAAGACGCCAATGGCGCTTTAACAACTGCGATTAATGCCAAGTCCGATGTTACTGGCGTTACTGCGAGCATTGACGAAAGCGGAAACCTGTTGTTAACCGCTGAAGATGGCCGCGATATTGTGGTTGATGCAACGGATGCTGGCGCTGATATTCTTTGGGGTGGTGATGGTAATAATATAACTGCGGTAACCAACGGCATCAAAACCGGTGAACTGACCATATCAGCGCAGGATACCATCAACATAGACACGTCCACAGGTGGTTTGGGTAGCGAAGATGCCGACCGCACAAACGTTCAAGCAACCGGTTCAGTTGCCAATGCAGATGTAACCACTGTTGAAGGCGCCAACATCACCATGGAAGCGATTGACAGTGCTCTGGGCCAGATTGACTCTTTCCGGGCAGATCTGGGTGCGGTTCAAAACCGATTTGAATCCACTATCCGAAACCTGTCAGCAGTGTCCGAAAGTCTGTCAGCTTCTCGTTCACGAGTACTGGATGCCGACTTTGCTGCTGAGACCGCTAACCTGTCCAAGAACCAGGTTCTGCAACAAGCAGGTATCTCGGTGCTGGCTCAAGCTAACGCCTTGCCACAACAAGCGTTATCACTGCTTGGATAAGGTCTAGCACCTTAGCCAAATGGTATATGTAGAAACGAGCGAGCCCCGGGATGGAAACATTCCGGGTGCTCGCGTTTGTATAATCCCGTCGGGTGATCGTTATGATTAACAATAGTCCGTCCAGTATTGAAGTGGCGAGTGGCTTGACTGCGAAGGGGGTGCAGACTAAGCCTGTGGATAATCCGGATAAAAAAATCGAAGTGGTATCTGCAACAGAAGAATCGACTTCAGTAGAAAACAAAGAAGTCTTAAGCAATGCGCCGGTGTCCATGCAGGACGAAGAAAAGGCACTCCAGCAAGCGATCAAAGCCAGCGTTGCAGAAGTAATTCCGAAAGTTCGTGAGTTGATGCAGAAGAATCAACGAAGTTTGGACTTCAAAGTGGCAGAACAGGAAAACAGGGTCATAATTACAGTTATAGACAAGGAAACCGACGAAGTTATTCGTCAGATCCCCCCTGAAGATGTAATTCAGATTGCGAAAAGTATGGGGCAGGGTATTGATGATGCGTTGTTGGGTATTCTGGTTGATTCGTACGCCTAAACTGCTTCGGCCCTTTAGGCAGGGTAAAGCGCAGCAAAGGTAACAGAGGGTATGAGATGTCAGGGTATCCCATAACGATTCCTTATCTGGTGCCGGACATGCCGGCGGCTGCTGAGTTGTTGCCTTTTTTGTCGGAATTGGACGATACCCGCTGGTACTCCAATTTTGGACCGCTGGCGGAACGCTTAAATAATCAGATCAAAGAAACTCATTTTAGAACCCACACTGTGCATACTTTGTTATGCAACTCAGGTACTGCCGCGCTCGAATTGGGACTGAAAGCACTCAATTTGAAGCCTGGTTCTCAAATTCTTATCCCGTCTTTTACGTTTCCGGCATCGGCAAATGCGGTGGAGAACTGCGGATTTATTCCCGTGTTTTGTGATGTCGACCCGGTCAGTTGGGTGCTTACACCGGAAATAGCCAAAGCCGCATTGGGCTATTTGGATTTTGATGCCGTGCTGCCAGTTGCTGCTCTGGGCAGGCCACTTCCTGCCGGAGAATGGAGCCGATTCTTTGCGGAGACTAAGATACCGGTGTTAATTGACGCTGCCCCGGCTCTGGGTACGCAGCAGGTGGCGGAAAATGTTCATGTTGCCTATAGCATGCACGCGACTAAAGCATTCGGTGTAGGAGAGGGTGGAGTGCTGGCAAGTTATGATGGAACACTTATACAGAACGCCCGCCGTTACTCAAATTTTGGTATGGACTCGACCGGTATGGTGGTGGCCGCGGGGACCAACGCGAAGATCAGCGAGTATCATGCTGCGGTGGGGCTGGCTCAGATTGAGCGTTGGCAGAATCTCCAGCTCAAGCGTGCCAGGATTGAAATGGCCTACCTGAATTTCCATCGGGTTAGCGCTGATTTTTGGTCATTGCAATCGTATTCGGATTCATCAGGCGCTCCGGATAGGCTCGTATCGTTGCCATCCCGCAATGTACGTTCAGCGATGCCGGTTAAATTGCACGATGATTTAAAAATTGGGATCAAAGATGTGCAAGCGCTTTTAGCTACCAAAGGCATCGAAACTCGACTTTGGTACAATCCCGGCTTGCACAATCATGGCCGTTGGCAGCATTGCCGGCGTATCGGAGCGGACGGCAAGTCTATTTTGACGGTTGTGGACCATTTGAATAATCGTGTTATCGGATTACCATTCCATAATTTTCTGGCAGAAAGTGATATTCGCACCGTTGTGCATGGCCTCTGGCAAGTGCTCGAAAGCGACAAAATATCTGCGTTAACCCGCTAAACACCTTTCGTTCGCACCATTGGAATTAATTACAAGCGTTGCTCGGCGGATGTATCGATGGTGTATACATGAATCCCGCCCTGAAAGTAACTGGTTCCAATTAAATCTCCTGCATTTCCAATCAGACCCTGGTCTACTGCCAGACTGCTAAGCTGGATGCGATCACTTGGTATTTTTTTGATGAGGTGATTACTGCCTATATCCAGCAGGGTGATATAGTTTTTTACCAGGCCGTTAATTGGTGAGAATTCCGTAACAGCCAGTGTGTCGCCGCTGAGTGTAAGATCATCCATAAAATGAAAAGGCCCGGTCTTGTAGATTCTTGTTGGTTCGCCGGCATTTCCTTCAGCGTCTATATTAACCCGAAACAGGCTTTGACCTCCGACAAAATACAACGACTCACCGCCTTTAACTAATCCGTTTGGCAGTAACATGCCGGGTCCGGCGGATAACCACTCACCCAGTTCAAAGTGCAGGTTTTCGTGATCGGTGATGGTTAAACGGACGATGGCTGGGCCAGCGAAGTTAAGAGCGGTTCCTGACTGAGACGCGGAAAGTAATAGAGTGTCGGAGTCCAGCGTTACCATGCCGTTGTACCAAACGGGGTTCTCGAATGGTTTAATCTGGATGCGGGCGGCGGCACTGGTGCCAGGGAGAATCTTATAAAATGCTGCCGCAGCAGGGCGGCCAAGCAATAACAAAAATGGATTCCATTGGTTGTAAGCGGCGTAAAGGTGCTCTCCATCTGTGGTTAATCCGGAGAAAAAGCCATTGCGGCTGTTCGACGGTTTCGCCACCTGCAAACACGTGGTGAGTCCTGAAACCGCTTCATAAAAGCAATCCGGACTGATATCCACTGAGCGTTTTATTTCGAAAATCCCTCGGTCGCCCGCTACAAAATAACGGCCATCCGGCATCACTACCGCATTTTCGGTGGCGCCTATTGCGCTATTATCCAAAACCATTTCTGCTTGAGAGGGCGTAACAGAAATCAGAACCCAAAACGCCAGTAAAGAAAGAACAACGAAATTCCCTGTCATGGTGATGCTCCACATTAGTATTGCTATTGCTTTTATCGGATTAGTCCGGGAATCGTATGCAGTTCCATAGAACTAATCAATACAACTACAGCCGGTTTTTATGCCAAACGGGATGTAGGTCGATTTATGCAGTGGGTTGCGGGATCACATTTGGTGTATTGAAGTTATAAAAATAAGTGCGCTTATTCTTTTTTTATTTTGGTTTCCGATGTTTCGTATTCCGGCATTCAATCACTACGAAATCCTATGCAAAACTAAAGATCAGAGATCAGCCGCCGATACTATACTGTGAGTAGGTCAACTGCTTCGGAAGTGGCTTTCAACCCTGGTATGCTAGTTGCATTGTCCTGCAGTAAGATGCGCAATCAGTGTCAGGCGTGTCAGGTTTTTTGACTCTATCGGTATTTGCGAAGGTACTGGATACGGCAATGTTAAGAGGTTCATAATGGCATCGATTACTGCCGCGGGTACAGGCTCAGGCCTTGATATTGAAACGATTATTGAGACGCTTACCGATGCGGAACGTATTCCGACGGAAACGCGTCTGGCTAATCGTGAGGTAGAAATTCAAGCCAATATTTCCGCCTATGGATCGTTAAAAGGCGCTTTGCAGGATTTTCAGGATGCACTTTCTGGCCTTTCCTCCCTGCAAGAACTTGCCGCCCGTACGGCGACCAGCAGTGATGAAGACCTGTTTACCGTCAGTGCCGGCTCCGGAGCGGCAGTCGGCAATACCTCTATTGAGGTCACCCAATTAGCTTCGAACCACAAATTAATCTCCGGTGCCAGTTTTGCCGATGGAGACGCCGCAGTGGGTGCCGGCACTATCAGCATTAGCATGGGCGGTGAAAGCTTCGATGTGACTATTGTCGGTGGGTCGAACAATACTCTGTCAGGTATTCGAGATGCGATTAACGAGGCAGAAGATAACCCCGGTGTCACAGCCAGTATTCTAAATTACAGTGACGGTGCGGGTGGTACGTTATCTAAATTAGTGTTCACCGCCGATGAAAGTGGAGCTGCCAACAATATTACAGTGGCGGTCAGCGGTGACTCCGATGGCAATGACGCAGATAATGTCGGATTATCCGCATTCGTATTCAGCGATGTAAACAATGGCAATATGGATGAGAAGTCGGCTGCGCTCGACGCCATGCTATTGCTGGATGGCGAATATCCTGTCACCAGCGCGACTAATGAATTCTCCAATGCCATTCAAGGCGTGACTATTACTGCCAAATCCGCCAGCCCGGGTGAAACCGGATTGCTCAATGTGGGGTTGGACAAAACAGCGATCAGCGGAAAACTGGCCGAGTTCGTTGAGGCATTTAACGCGCTCAGTGACGCTCTCGATTTTCTCACCGACTATGACCAGGCTGCGGATGAAGCCGGATTGTTAACGGGTGATTTCGCGGCCCGAACCATCGAAACGCAGATTCGCCGTACTGTATCCAGTGCTTTGGAGGGCGGAGGACAGT is a genomic window of Ketobacter sp. MCCC 1A13808 containing:
- a CDS encoding flagellin, encoding MVDATDAGADILWGGDGNNITAVTNGIKTGELTISAQDTINIDTSTGGLGSEDADRTNVQATGSVANADVTTVEGANITMEAIDSALGQIDSFRADLGAVQNRFESTIRNLSAVSESLSASRSRVLDADFAAETANLSKNQVLQQAGISVLAQANALPQQALSLLG
- a CDS encoding flagellar protein FlaG, with translation MINNSPSSIEVASGLTAKGVQTKPVDNPDKKIEVVSATEESTSVENKEVLSNAPVSMQDEEKALQQAIKASVAEVIPKVRELMQKNQRSLDFKVAEQENRVIITVIDKETDEVIRQIPPEDVIQIAKSMGQGIDDALLGILVDSYA
- a CDS encoding aminotransferase class I/II-fold pyridoxal phosphate-dependent enzyme, with the translated sequence MSGYPITIPYLVPDMPAAAELLPFLSELDDTRWYSNFGPLAERLNNQIKETHFRTHTVHTLLCNSGTAALELGLKALNLKPGSQILIPSFTFPASANAVENCGFIPVFCDVDPVSWVLTPEIAKAALGYLDFDAVLPVAALGRPLPAGEWSRFFAETKIPVLIDAAPALGTQQVAENVHVAYSMHATKAFGVGEGGVLASYDGTLIQNARRYSNFGMDSTGMVVAAGTNAKISEYHAAVGLAQIERWQNLQLKRARIEMAYLNFHRVSADFWSLQSYSDSSGAPDRLVSLPSRNVRSAMPVKLHDDLKIGIKDVQALLATKGIETRLWYNPGLHNHGRWQHCRRIGADGKSILTVVDHLNNRVIGLPFHNFLAESDIRTVVHGLWQVLESDKISALTR
- the fliD gene encoding flagellar filament capping protein FliD, with amino-acid sequence MASITAAGTGSGLDIETIIETLTDAERIPTETRLANREVEIQANISAYGSLKGALQDFQDALSGLSSLQELAARTATSSDEDLFTVSAGSGAAVGNTSIEVTQLASNHKLISGASFADGDAAVGAGTISISMGGESFDVTIVGGSNNTLSGIRDAINEAEDNPGVTASILNYSDGAGGTLSKLVFTADESGAANNITVAVSGDSDGNDADNVGLSAFVFSDVNNGNMDEKSAALDAMLLLDGEYPVTSATNEFSNAIQGVTITAKSASPGETGLLNVGLDKTAISGKLAEFVEAFNALSDALDFLTDYDQAADEAGLLTGDFAARTIETQIRRTVSSALEGGGQFSTLASIGITTQRDGSLKLDSSKLNTALANNFDDVANLLGGENGVFSKLDERVDDFLSSDGLIASRNSSFLAQLKDIDEQRERLTLRVESFSERIRKQYTSLDILVGQLQSTGDFVTSQLDMISSGMSNKKK